A region of Bradyrhizobium sp. SZCCHNS1050 DNA encodes the following proteins:
- a CDS encoding acyl-CoA synthetase, which yields MGIHLLDRAIGSDYPTFASTADIRAFEQTPYSERIAAQSTYEALKCGASANPDAPAIQFLPNADPADTPVVISYRDFIARVTQAANMFHALGVGPDGVVSFMLPLVPDAFVTLFGAEAAGIANPVNPLLEPHQITEILDAARTKVLVALGPLPGTDIWQKVEKVRGGLKHLKAIVQVHGGGGDPANGIHAFNDLIGAQPSDHLVSGRQIKASDTAAYFHTGGTTGTPKLVRHSHGNQVYQAWGINLVLKAKPGGTLLFGMPLFHVGGSLTQALQTLSAGGSLVVLSGAGWRNPNAVRNIWGLVQRFKPETLSSVPTVLAATLAVPQGAADISSLRYAAGGGSAIPVAVGQAIMDKLKLPVIEVYGMTETASVHTMAYPDQPIRLGSVGLPLPYAKVRIVKLDADGRYERDCATDEIGVVIMAGPGVFSGYLDDAHNKGAFVQGHWVNSGDLGRLDADGFLWITGRAKDLVIRGGHNIDPAPIEEILFQHPAVGFAAVVGQPDAYAGELPIGYVQLKPGASVQPGELEDWVRARTPERAAVPVQIIPIDPMPVTGVGKVFKPQLRWDAATRVFAKVLSQLTDRGIDCSVKVGPHGSHGSIATVTLRNVPAETREAVENEVHTLLAPFVIRHEVVME from the coding sequence ATGGGCATTCACCTGCTCGATCGCGCCATCGGCAGCGATTATCCGACATTCGCAAGCACCGCTGACATCCGCGCCTTCGAGCAGACGCCGTACAGCGAACGGATCGCGGCGCAGAGCACCTATGAGGCGCTGAAATGCGGGGCGTCCGCCAATCCGGATGCGCCGGCGATCCAGTTTCTGCCCAACGCCGATCCGGCCGACACGCCGGTGGTGATCTCCTATCGCGACTTCATCGCCCGGGTGACGCAGGCGGCGAACATGTTTCATGCGCTCGGCGTCGGCCCCGACGGCGTCGTCAGCTTCATGCTGCCTTTGGTGCCCGACGCCTTCGTCACGCTGTTCGGCGCCGAGGCCGCCGGCATCGCCAACCCGGTCAATCCGCTGCTCGAGCCGCACCAGATCACCGAGATTCTCGATGCCGCCAGGACCAAGGTGCTGGTGGCGCTCGGCCCCCTGCCCGGCACCGACATCTGGCAGAAGGTCGAGAAGGTGCGCGGCGGCCTCAAGCACCTCAAGGCGATCGTGCAGGTGCATGGCGGCGGCGGTGACCCCGCCAACGGCATTCACGCGTTCAACGACCTGATCGGAGCGCAGCCGAGCGACCACCTCGTCAGCGGCCGGCAGATCAAGGCCAGCGACACCGCCGCCTATTTCCACACCGGCGGCACGACCGGCACGCCGAAGCTGGTGCGCCACAGCCATGGCAACCAGGTCTATCAGGCCTGGGGGATCAACCTGGTCCTGAAGGCCAAGCCCGGCGGCACCTTGCTGTTCGGCATGCCGCTATTCCATGTCGGGGGATCGCTGACCCAGGCGCTGCAGACGCTGTCGGCGGGCGGGTCCCTCGTCGTGCTGTCGGGCGCCGGCTGGCGCAATCCGAATGCGGTGCGCAACATCTGGGGTCTGGTGCAGCGCTTCAAGCCGGAGACGCTGTCGAGCGTGCCGACGGTGCTGGCGGCGACGCTCGCGGTGCCGCAAGGCGCCGCCGACATCTCCAGTCTGCGCTATGCCGCGGGCGGCGGCTCGGCGATTCCGGTCGCCGTGGGGCAGGCGATCATGGACAAGCTCAAGCTGCCGGTGATCGAGGTCTACGGCATGACCGAGACCGCGAGCGTGCACACCATGGCCTATCCGGACCAGCCGATCCGGCTCGGCTCGGTCGGCCTGCCGCTGCCTTACGCGAAGGTGCGGATCGTCAAGCTCGATGCCGACGGGCGCTATGAGCGCGACTGCGCAACGGATGAGATCGGCGTCGTCATCATGGCCGGGCCCGGCGTGTTCTCCGGCTATCTCGACGACGCCCACAACAAGGGCGCCTTCGTCCAGGGACATTGGGTCAATTCCGGCGATCTCGGCCGGCTCGATGCCGACGGCTTCCTGTGGATCACTGGCCGCGCCAAGGACCTCGTGATCCGCGGCGGCCACAACATCGATCCGGCGCCGATCGAGGAGATCCTGTTCCAGCATCCGGCCGTGGGCTTCGCCGCGGTGGTCGGTCAGCCCGACGCCTATGCGGGCGAGCTGCCGATCGGCTATGTGCAGCTCAAGCCCGGCGCGAGCGTGCAACCGGGCGAGCTGGAGGACTGGGTGCGCGCCCGCACTCCGGAGCGCGCCGCGGTGCCGGTGCAGATCATCCCGATCGATCCGATGCCGGTGACCGGCGTCGGCAAGGTGTTCAAGCCGCAACTGCGCTGGGACGCCGCGACGCGGGTGTTCGCCAAGGTGTTGTCGCAACTGACCGACCGCGGCATCGATTGCAGCGTCAAGGTCGGACCGCACGGCAGCCACGGCAGCATCGCGACGGTGACCTTGCGCAACGTGCCGGCGGAGACCCGCGAGGCGGTCGAGAACGAGGTGCACACATTGCTGGCGCCGTTCGTGATCCGGCACGAGGTGGTGATGGAGTGA
- a CDS encoding GNAT family N-acetyltransferase, with product MLTRFVTFARPGRMNPTDITIAIEDARQADVADLIAEANAFLRTLYPAESNHPVDAHALSVPGAAFFAARRDGTLLGSIALRLIGPGHAEIKRLFVRETARGCGLGRRLLMTLEDEAQGRGLGRVSLEVGIRQPQAIQLYRSSGYQDCGPFGIYRLDPLSLFMTKRLVA from the coding sequence ATGCTGACGCGTTTCGTCACGTTTGCCAGGCCGGGACGGATGAACCCAACCGACATCACCATCGCGATCGAAGATGCCAGACAGGCTGATGTGGCCGACCTCATCGCGGAGGCCAATGCCTTTCTGCGGACGCTATACCCTGCTGAAAGCAATCATCCCGTCGATGCCCACGCGCTTTCGGTGCCCGGGGCCGCATTTTTTGCCGCCCGTCGTGACGGGACGCTGCTCGGGTCGATCGCCCTTCGGCTCATTGGTCCAGGACACGCCGAGATCAAGCGATTGTTCGTCCGCGAAACCGCCCGCGGCTGTGGGCTCGGACGCAGGCTCCTCATGACGTTGGAAGACGAGGCCCAAGGTCGCGGGCTTGGCCGCGTGAGCCTCGAAGTGGGCATCAGACAGCCGCAGGCGATCCAGCTCTATCGCAGCTCCGGCTATCAGGATTGCGGGCCGTTCGGGATCTACCGACTCGATCCGCTCAGCCTGTTCATGACCAAACGGCTGGTGGCTTGA
- a CDS encoding glycerophosphodiester phosphodiesterase translates to MHRPTLSLCAALLLAGLASPATAFDVEAHRGGRALHPENTLQAFAAALALGVDTLELDVGATADGVLVVSHERRLNPDLARDASGNYVAPPGPLLIDLPLAEVQSYDVGRIRPGSDYARQFPEQQPLAGDVPPRIPTLKQLFDLVRRSGDDHVRLNIETKLDPAFPNEAPDPARFVSLLLGLIDAEQFADRVMIQSFDWRTLQLVQQRAPRIPTVYLSLQRGKAPTVSLTAATRWTAGFNPADHGGSLPRTIKAAGGKVWSPYFADVTPELVAEAHALGLQVVVWTVNKPEDMARLIDTGVDGIISDRPDVLRKVAADKGVANPTGELRLQSTKPRAHPD, encoded by the coding sequence GGCCGGCCTGGCGAGTCCCGCGACCGCCTTCGACGTCGAGGCTCATCGCGGCGGGCGGGCACTGCATCCGGAGAACACGCTGCAGGCCTTCGCCGCAGCGCTCGCGTTGGGCGTCGATACGCTGGAGCTCGATGTCGGCGCCACGGCCGACGGCGTGCTGGTCGTCTCGCACGAGCGGCGGCTCAATCCCGATCTCGCCCGCGACGCTTCCGGCAACTACGTCGCGCCGCCCGGACCGCTGCTGATCGACCTGCCGCTGGCCGAGGTGCAGTCCTACGATGTCGGCCGGATTCGCCCCGGCAGCGACTATGCCAGGCAGTTTCCGGAGCAGCAGCCGCTCGCAGGCGACGTGCCGCCGCGCATTCCGACCCTGAAGCAGCTGTTCGATCTCGTCAGGCGCTCGGGAGACGACCATGTGCGTCTCAACATCGAGACCAAGCTCGATCCGGCGTTTCCCAACGAAGCGCCTGACCCGGCGCGGTTCGTCAGCCTGCTGCTCGGCCTGATCGATGCTGAGCAGTTCGCGGATCGCGTCATGATCCAGTCGTTCGACTGGCGCACCCTGCAGTTGGTACAGCAACGCGCACCTCGGATTCCAACCGTCTATTTGTCACTGCAGCGGGGCAAGGCGCCGACGGTGTCGTTGACCGCGGCCACCCGCTGGACCGCCGGCTTCAATCCTGCCGATCACGGCGGCTCGCTGCCGCGCACGATCAAAGCGGCCGGGGGCAAGGTGTGGTCGCCCTATTTCGCCGACGTCACGCCGGAGTTGGTCGCCGAAGCGCATGCGCTCGGGCTGCAGGTCGTGGTCTGGACCGTGAACAAGCCGGAGGACATGGCGCGGCTGATCGACACCGGCGTCGATGGCATCATTTCCGATCGGCCGGATGTGCTGCGCAAGGTTGCTGCCGACAAGGGGGTGGCAAATCCAACGGGGGAGCTGCGGCTGCAATCGACGAAGCCAAGGGCGCATCCGGACTAG